The DNA window GCACAGCGTGTGAGTGGGGAGTGGAAGGAAAGGTGTCTGGGGGTCCCAGGAGCAGTGCAGTCACTACTCACACGCCGCAACTAATTGGCTCTTTCCTGTATTCATCCCTCTCCTTGTCTCATGTTGTTTCCAGTCCCTTATGTGCAGCTCAGCCACCTAAGCACTGAGTCAGGTACCTCCAACCGTGCGTCCGCCTCGGCCCCGCTCTGTGTGCTGGGTGGAACTGTTCTCCGGGtgctttgctctgtctcagcaTGTCCTGCTGTGGGTGGGCTGGTCGTTGTACTGTGTGTGTGCCATGGGTTTCCACctttcatttgtattttgttaATTGTTGCATGACTTCAGCTCTGTGGTTTTCTGGAGTGACGAGACTGACTTTCAAAAGGTCACCCATGCCACAGCTGCCTTGGTTTGCACAGACACTGGCCGTGACTGCACTTGCAAATGATCAGTTACACTGCTGGCATTGGCTCACCTTGGACCTTTTGAAATTGGGCCTTAAACATCTTGCTTTAGACGTGCAAAGACTTCATTTTGGCGGCGAAGAGTGAGTTTTCTTCCTCACGAAGGGTACAGCTCTTTCTGTGCTTGCCCAGTGACACGCCCCAGTGACTGTGGTctggctccaggagctgctcctggtcTGAGTGCCTGTGCTCTCTCTTGCAGTGCCGGCCGCCAGCATGACCCGGCTGATGCGCTCCCGCAGCCACTCCTCGTCCAGTGTGGGCTCCGGAGAGAGCAGCCGCAGCCGCTCCCATGCCAGCACCCACGGGGAAGGAAGTGTTGGAACCCCAGAAGGAATTGACCTCCAGGTTGCACCTCAAACCATGGAAGTATCCTGTTAGGCAGGAGCCCCTCTTCTGGATTTAGACAGCTCCACTTGCCCCACTGAACCCACTCAGAATCTAGCATTTTGTCCAACATGGCATTAACTGTTCTCTCTAACCTGTGCATGCCCATCCAAGCAGCCACCTCCTTGGTAGTCTGTACTTGGCATTACTTTCATCCTTTCTGTATTCCCTCGGCATCAGAGCCTCTTTAAAACTCGTTGACATTCCGCGGTCTTAGTAAATCCCGTTACTGTACATGCTGATGCCACCTCCTGTCTGTGCTGTGTATCAATCCAGATGACAGCCATTGTCTGCCCTcttcatttaaatataatttctgtggCTTTGTGAGGTTTAGAATTGCTTTCTAGTTGTGCTTCTGCTACAGGACCcttgtggtgcagttggtaTGGCATCGGTGGGACGTGGGAAAGCAAGACCACAAGGATGTGGCACTCCAGGTGTTGGAGCAGGCAGTGCTCTGTatggagctgtgcctggggcaCAGAGCCCACTGGAAGGTCTGTGTGTTCCCACATGCCAGGCAGccatgagaaaaacaaatggtCAGGAATACTGTCTTGATctcatctgtgtgtgtgttaagAAGGAGCAGAGTGATTTCTTACCTGAGCCTCCTGAAAGAGCAAATAATTTACCAGTAAACTTCCACTAACAAGGTGCACTATTAACCGAGTACAAGGGATTAAACTccaccagccctggctcccagaCCACCTCCACAACCCTCTGCTGACCCGGCAGAAGGGCAGGATGCAGTGACACGTTGTTACTGTTCTACCCTGGCACAGGTGAATCTTTAACCTTGAGCAGGTTGTGAAATGGGAAGCAGTGCCCCTTGCCAGGTGAAGATCCCAGAATctcctgcactgccagctctgcctcccactgctgctgcccaggcagggtctgCACAGGGTGCAGTTACCTGAGGGCAGGAATGTAAATGACAGCCAGCAATGACACATTCCTGTGAGTCAGGTCAGAAGGGTGAGCAGTGAACACTCTATGCAGGTACTACCTACTGTCTTTGTGGGATTCAcgattttgctgcctttttacACCTGGCCGGGTCACCAAGGGTGGACAGCAGATACCTGCTGCATGCCAGGGTCTGGTGTTAATGGGAGAAAAGGGACGAGTGGTCAGGCTGCTGCAGGTCTTGATGGATGAGCAAAACATCCTTTCCTCACTGCTAAGCAGCCCTGACCCTCTGGGAGCCAGCTCCTCCCAGGGTCACGCTCACATTCTGCTCCATTTCAGGTAGGGAATGGGACCGGGAGGCTCTGCCTGAGGGGAACTTTGTACCAGTTATTGAATAAAGCTATAACTAACTGAGTTTCATTGTTACCCTGTGTGCTCCTGGTGTTTGTCTTGGCAACCTGCACCCCTCGGGGTTTGCCAGTCTGGGTGTCTCCCGCAGGAAGAGGCAAACTCTTCCGCATGGCAGGGAGAGGACTGGGCACCTCTGCACTGGGACAATGTGTTTGGTGGCACAGTGGCCCCTGGCAGAGGCTGTCCAAGGGCACTGGAGAGAGCTGGCCTCTACCAAAATGCAACTAGAAATGTCCAGAATGGAGACAAAACAACAGGTTTGCTGCAACACAGGCAAGAACCACCTCCCGACAGGCAGTGCTCGGagccccctgccctccctggagcagagttAACGTGCAAACCTGTGACAAGGCCACTGCCATGACACGAGAGGGCAGAGGGCAGTTTGGGTGGCAGCAGGATGTCTGTTGGCACATCTGCCCTGCTGTCAGGTGTCACCATAATCCATGGAGAGCccactggggctggagcagggttATGGTGCTGGGCACGAGTTAGTCCCAGTCTCGCTGttgtgctgtgggatgggatCCTGTCTGGACTGTCTATGAGACCTTTGGGGGAGGTCATTGCAGGAGTGAGACAAAGCGTTCTTCTGAAGTGCACACTGAATGACAGCTGAGAAATGGGAAACCCTGGCCAGTTGTGTCAATGAATGAGTAGTGGCAGTACAAAGGGATGAGTACAAACAGGCATTTGAATCTAAAGGAGACAGGAGACCATTGAGGAGACCTGgccccaggcacagcaggaagtTCAGCGCCTCTGGATGCAAAGCACCAGGAGAGGAGCCAGTGTAGGTGCAGCACTGGGATCTAACGCCAGCGGGCCGCACCCAGGAACTGTCCTGTCTCCAGcccaaaaaaaaggaaacacagtatttaaatGACAGGGAAATGAGTCAGAGGAAATGATCCTGCAGCAGGGGCAGGTGCAAGCTTGGCAAGTGCTGTTCCTGATGATGTGGAGCACCAAgctccaggctgctcctggactaGGAGCCCAGCTTAATACAGAGATGAGATTTTAGCAATTTGGAAGAGGAGTGATTTAGCAAGGAGTGCTGTTGCCATGGTGGCTCATGGGCAGAAGCAAGGCAAGATCTGTAGTGATGGTTGCCATAGATTTTATTACCCAAGAATAACTAGGAAAAGTAAACTTGGTTTTACATAAGCAAGtgcttttcctgttaaaaaggcaaaaaaatcaaagcaaaatacaaGGAGAGAAATTAGTTTAGTAAAGGACAGTATTTCTTTGGGCAGCATGAACAACACCAACTAAATCCAGGCAAAGAGCTTGAGCTCAAGACGGCCTCTCCTGGGCTGGGGTCCTGAACCCAcctggctgtggggctgtgagCTGGATGCCACTGGCTGCAGGGCATGGATGGGCATTCCCACCCcttgaggagcagcagggaggttggagtAAGTCCCTATAAAATGGTGTTGTTAAGTGtctccttcagcagcacagggtgagtctggctgagcagagctctggaTCACTGATAGAAGAGTGTGACTTGCAGCCATGGGTTGAGGTTTCTGcgtgggggctgcagggcctcagctgCTGGGGAGGCTGTGCTGACCCTGAAATCCATGTGCTGCCAGAAAGCCACTTCAGGTTGGGGAGGGGAACTTGGGGccctattttattttccagctctgagcccagagcagggcttggAGGTGGGGAGGGCAGGTCATGGCACACCAAGGGTTGTCCCCCACATCCAAAAGGACCCCAATGGTGCTGCACCACCAGTTCCAAGAGCGATTGAATCTTCTCCCTGACATAATCAACCTCTTGGAaaacagcactgcctggggGAGGGTCCTGACCCCCAAGAGCAGCACAAGGCCCAGAAACCCTGTTGAACCCGAGTGCATTTCACACAGTCAAGGCAGTTGCAGCTGACCAGAAACTTTCAAGTTTCAGCACAAACAGTAGCAGGACGTGCAGCTGTGGCAGGAGGCTGCCGAGTGTCTGTTCCCACAGCGGGGACACGGCAGGAAATGGCGGGGGAGGGACACACAGTCCACGCTGCATAGCTGGGCCAtgagctcaggagctgctgagagcaAATCCCAAGGACCTTCCTCAGGGCAGGATTGGGGGGGTGGATGTTTGTGTGCATCAGAGGGTCCTGACCTCGTGGGGGGGGGAGCAGAAGGGGAACGGGTGGGGGGCATGGGGGCAGCAGAGGTGGTGCTGGCTGAGCCAAGCAGAGTGTGCTTTGAAAGGTAGATGGTCCACACACACAGTCTGGGCAACGAATGGtcccacaccagcagcagctgctgggcctGGATGGGCTGAGGGTGGGGAtgggacagagctggggctgctcccacccGTAACCCAGCCTGGGGTGGGcacagcaggcagtgctggttgTAGGGCAGTGCTGGCTCTGGGGCAGTGCTGTCTCGCAAGGTACCTGTGCGTGCCCATGAGCATCCCAAACACCGCCCCCTGCCCAGTACATCCAGCACCACTCACCCACTGAGGGCAGCACctggccctggtgctgctgcaggtgaggaGACACCCTGGGACATCCCCCCCTTCACTAAGACCACCCTGGGGATGGTGCATGTCCAGCTCAGCCTACGATTCCTGGTGTCAGCTTTGCTCCTGCTCTCATGTGCTGCCCATCCCTCCCACTTCCCCACCCACAAATCCCATGCAATGCCCAGTGCCTTGAGTGCCCACAGGGATTTACCTGGGCCTGGTGCCCACACCAAGGGCCCCAGGGAGCTCGGCTGAGCGACCTGGGACTGAGTGAAAAGGAGAAACCCGATCTAGTGTGTGCACGTCACAGGAAGCAGCAACCgcagctgcagcacctcagagcCCTCACGGCAGCACCGCCGGGAGCAGCCCCAGCGCTGGGACCCGACACCCAGCCCTGGAGCGGGCTGAGGGTGGACCAAGGGGTCTGGCAAGGGCAGCGATTGCCACCCAGTGTGCCAGAGGGTCCCCGTGCACCCTGGTTGTCCCGAGGCTCCACTATGCAGGGAGGGCTGAGCTGGCTGATGGCTGCTCAGGCCTGACAGCACCCAAATAATGGTAACAGCAGTGGAAGGCAGGTAAGTGGCGTTCATCTCTCACTAGGGCAGAAACAGAgtcagggcagggaaggaggggagctcagcctgggatGGGTCCGGGTCACACACAGCTCCAACTGCACCTCTCCATGGTCAAGGAACAGGAACAGGTGTTTTCCACAGCCCCTGAATCCCCCTGGGGACCAGCAGCTTGGGGCATTGGGATAGGTGCCCCAGGCCCTGGGGGACAGGGGGCTGGGGTAGGATGGCAGCATGCAGAGAGTGAGCCTGGCCAGGGGCTGTCCCCCATGAGGCTGCAGATGCCCCGTCCTGGGCAGTCCCCAGACATCCCACCCTCTGTGGTGGTGGGAGGGTGGTTTCCTCGAAGGGCTCCCAGCCCAAAGCCCTGCCCTGGACCATGTTGGCATCATCCCATGGAAatgccctgcccaggacacagGGCGAGGGATGTGACCCATGAGCCTGAGgccctccatccctcccagacagagcagcccaggggctgaaccccagggatggggaatctgCCTGGCCGGGAGAAGCCGCTCAGCATTGCATCAGCATCTGCTGACACCACGCAGCCCCCGCTGCCGGCCCAGGCAGGTAAGTGCTGTGCCAACCCCCACCTCGTGCTGggtcctcctgccccagctggggctggcacTGCGGGGGAAACTGAGCCCTCtcaccttccctgcagcccccagcagtTTCCAGGCCCTGGCCCTCTGTGACTTCCCCTCTGGCGCGGGGGTGGCCGCTGTGCTGAGGACGGGGGAGCAGCTCCGCATCCTCTCCGAGTGAGTCCCCGCACCAAGTGAGAGCTGACCGGTGTCCAGCCCGTGGGGCCACACTGGTGGCATCCACCCTGCGGGTCTCCTCCTGCacactgcagccccagcccctcaggcCAGGTCATCCCTCTTCCCTGCAGGGACGGCGAATGGTGGCTGGTGGTGTCCGAGGTGTCTGGCAAGGAGTGCCACATCCCCAGCAGCTGTGTGGCCAAGATCAGGCACGGGTAAATGCTGGGAAGGGTCTGTCCCAGGGAGGGTCCTGGGGACACGGCCCCACTGCCAGAATGTGGCCAATCCCAAGGCTAAACCCTGGCCACCGCACCAGGACCTCCTGCCCTGTGTCTCCCCCTGGGCtgtggagcagtgctggggctgggggaggtggCCGGGCGTGCTGGAGTGTCCCCAGGACATGTGCTGCTGCACCCCGAGCTGTGCCCTGGGGTCCCTGCCAGTGCCCCTGCCCGCACAGGTGGCTGTACGAGGGCGTCAGTCGGCAGAAGGcggaggagctgctgctccgtCCAGGCAACCATAGCGGGTCCTTCCTGATACGGGAGAGCCAGACCAGGCGAGGTGAGAGCCCTTGGGCCGGCTCCTGTTCCCCTCCCAGTCCTCCCCCGTGGGCTGCCAAGGAGTAGGGGGAGGGAACCCTCGCTCACACCTCCTGGCAATGGCCCTCCCCACGGGCTGCTCCTCGGTGTTGCTGCTCTCCCGCTTTGTGCTGAGCCCCTGCCACGGGGCCTCAAAAGAACAAACACCTATCGGCTTCCTACAGCTTTGGGTTACGAAGGGAAGTGATAAAGCTCAGCCCACAAAATGAAACAGGGCCCCCCCCACACACCAAGGGGACCTTGTGAGGGAGACCGTGGCGGGTGCTGTGGTGCATCAGATGGCTGAGGCACCAAGGACATCTGATGTCCCAGCCCTCCCCCATCCCCGGGTTGGTTTGGAGGTCCTCACGGCacggggctggcacagggatgcagaGCTCCATGAGGAGAAGGGTGACACCACTTGTGTGACGGCAGAGCCCCGCAGGGTGTAAGAGACCCCAGGCAGGGCGGTGGGGCGGGGTGGGTGCCCAGGGTAGCCCAGCCACGAGCCCTCGGCCCCGCGCCCTCCAGGCTGCTATTCACTGTCGCTGCGCCGCGGGGAACGCGCTGCCTGGGCCTCGGTGACTCACTACCGCATCCACCGGCTGGAGAACGGCTGGATCTACATCTCCCCCGGGCTCACCTTCCCCAGCCTGCACAGCCTGGTGGACCACTACTCTGGTAATGCCCCgccagccccagcaccctgaGCCGTGTGTGTGGGGAGATGGCCCGTGCCCTggcgggagggagggggaaaggcgGCAGCCCCACCTGTCCAGGTGCccggggtttggggggctgCCGATGCTGATGCTGTTGGCTCCGTGCCCAGAGTTCAGCgcggggctgtgctgccccctcagccagccctgctccacaGACGGCATGAGGGCGGCCCCGGCTCCAACACCGCCTCTCGTCAAGAAACCGTCGCTGCACTGGGACAAGATCGACAGGTGAGGACAtccagggcaggagctgaggctCCCACAGCCCCGCCAGACCCGCGAGCTCTGGGGGCTGCCTGCTGACTGCCCCATCTGCCCcgagcagctccctcctgctctcgGAGAACACATCCCCCCCGGAGGACTCCCCCTTCAGCCTGGGCCTGCGGGAAGCCATCAGCTCCTACCTGCTCCTCTCAGAGACCGACAACCCTGAGCCAGACCCCGCAGGGAACGGGGCAAAGAACAGCTGAGGACAGGCCCCAGCTGGCCAGAGCCTGTGCTGGACAcccatcccacagctcagccTTCACCTGCTTTCAGCCACAATCCCAGCTCCTCGATGCTGGGGAAGCTGGGCCCGGGACAGCCCACACCAAGGTGGGGCCAGGCACcagtgcaggaggaaggggctgCCCGAGGGCCCATCCTCTCCTGAGCTGGGCACTCTGGGATGGGATGTTTGAGCACCCAGAGcccctgggaggaggaggaggcggcagAGACTGCACAGAGAAggagccctgcctgccccacagGCTGCAACAGGATGCTCCTGGCATCTGcgctgccacagcagcagagagaggatgTAAACACCCAACAGGCTAAATCCTGGCCCACGTGGAAGAACAGCCCAACCCCCTCAGACTCCCCAAGTTCATGCTCAAACATTTTTGGGTGTGGGTGCCCGTGCAGGAAGGGCCTgtgagcagcagccacagacCCTCATGCTCTCACCCCCCCAACTCACTGATCTGCTTGCTGGGACCAGAAGCCGGGGGGAAACGAGCCTCTGACTGTGCTCAAAgcagctgatttttaaaaccttttaacaGATGGATTGTAAGTTCCATAAAACAGGATCCTGCTGGACATGCAGCAATAATCATCTGTAGTGTCTCAATTAAAAGGCATCTCCTTCACAGCTGAGAGTTTGTGAACACTTTGTGACCTGCCCCTGGGGTTGTTTCACCACCACAGCCTGGGGGCTTTGCTCCTGCCCCCAGCTGGGGTAAGCAGCCACACGTCAGGGCTGGCCCTCTCTTCGGGCAAATTTATGAACCTAAGAGGTTTAAAAGTGTAATTTAATGTCACAATTGCTGTTCTAGGAATGATGGGGGAAGAAACAGGTCTGTGTCAGGAGTAgattcagaaaagcagaatgcaaACAACCCTCATGTACAACCCTGATCTCAGCTACCCCACGGGGCTGAGGggcctgggcagcagcagaaacacctCAGAGCAGCCACACTCCTGAGCCTCCACTTTCAACAGGCCCTTATCAGCAAAGTGGGAGTTCCTCTGTGGCCACAGGGTTCACTGCTCGGCACCAtcccctctctcttccttctccctctgcacCCCAAGGCCAGTGCAGCAGGACTCCCCTTCCCCCAGGCTTGGACATGCTCCAAtctcctcctcctgttcctgTCTGATGAGCTCACTCTTGCAACCCACCATCactttctcatttccttctctgcctaGAGCTTTACAGACCTGCTCAGCCCCAACCTTCAGCCCAGGTGGTTTCAGCACAGGACAGAAGCCGGGGTTTTGCCCCTCAGCCTTGGCCTTGCTCCTGCTGTCACCCTTGGGGCCCCTGAGGCAACTCAAGAGGGTTTTTGCATCCTTTACTTTTGCTATTGACCCACGTTGTGTGAAGTGAGGAGGGTCTTGGTCTCCTTCCTCCACCATGCACCCAGGTTGTTGGATGCATTTACACACATGGGTGGTTCTACTGCCACAATCaagaggctgctgctcctgttaTTTTTAACAGGGAGCCAGGTAATATGGGACAGATGTGGTTGGAAAGGCTGTTCAAATCCTGCCACATCACCAGCAGCCTCTGAGACCTCCACCTTCCCTGTCCTGAGAGCTCCTTGTTCTGGGCACATGCCACTCGTGCTGGGAAATGGCCCAGACCCATTCCCTGCCTCCCAGGGCTGAATGCTGCAGCCTCTGAACCCCGTGGGTACAAGGCAGGTTTTAGCAGGTGACAGAAGCAGAGAGTGGGTCGAacagctcccaggagcagcagtgctcactcagccagggagggcagagcagggaggggggccACAGGGCTCCTGTCCCAGGCAGTGCAGGACAGGGACACCGAGGGCTCCAAAGAGACTCAACTAGCCCTGACAAGACCCACTAGTGCCAGGGCAGTGGAGGAGCCACAGCTGGAGCCCTGGAGAGCCAGCAGGTCCTCATTGGTGGTGTTCTGAGTGCCCAGGACCCTCACAGGGAGAGGAGCTTCCCAGCTTCTCTCCTGAGGGGACTGTGAGCTGTGGCCACTTTGGCCACATGAGCTGCACTGTGGGCAGCATGACCTCCCCCAGAGCCCTGTCGCCACCCCCCTCTGAAGTGACAAGTACCTACTGACACCCAGATGTGCGACCCAGCCAGACAAGACTATGCACTACCCTTCATCCTCCTCAAACCAAACTGAGCATCTTTCCCTGGAGCACCTGCCTAGCATTTGCTAGGATCAAAGGGACTTCTGAAGGGATGAAGAGGAGCTGCAAATCAGGCAGAGTGTCTCCATCAGCTCTGAGCCTCCGTGCAAAGGAcacagctgtgcctggagcCCAGGCTCAGGGCAGCATCCAGCCAAACCCTCACCCCAACAGACAGAGGGCAGAGAAATGATCC is part of the Chiroxiphia lanceolata isolate bChiLan1 chromosome 17, bChiLan1.pri, whole genome shotgun sequence genome and encodes:
- the SLA2 gene encoding src-like-adapter 2; translated protein: MGNLPGREKPLSIASASADTTQPPLPAQLGLALRGKLSPLTFPAAPSSFQALALCDFPSGAGVAAVLRTGEQLRILSEDGEWWLVVSEVSGKECHIPSSCVAKIRHGWLYEGVSRQKAEELLLRPGNHSGSFLIRESQTRRGCYSLSLRRGERAAWASVTHYRIHRLENGWIYISPGLTFPSLHSLVDHYSEFSAGLCCPLSQPCSTDGMRAAPAPTPPLVKKPSLHWDKIDSSLLLSENTSPPEDSPFSLGLREAISSYLLLSETDNPEPDPAGNGAKNS